A single Epinephelus fuscoguttatus linkage group LG13, E.fuscoguttatus.final_Chr_v1 DNA region contains:
- the upp2 gene encoding uridine phosphorylase 2: MAPILLNCMGNDHNEYIKQKVQVKNPYLDTMEEDILYHFSLSTKTHNLPEMFGDIKFVCVGGSGNRMKAFAQFIHRELDLPGNPEEIGDICEGTDRYCMYKVGPVLSISHGMGVPSISIMLHELIKLLHHAQCRDVVLFRLGTSGGVGLAPGTVVVTDKAVDYSFRPQFEQVVLGKVITRSTELDEGVAGELLQCSSELQNIPTVIGNTMCTHDFYEGQGRLDGALCSFSHEEKLEYLRQAYDAGVRNIEMESTVFAAMCRVCGLKAAVICVTLLNRFDGDQITSSHDVLVEFQQRPQVLVSHFIKKRLGLIV; the protein is encoded by the exons ATGGCACCAATCTTACTTAACTGTATGGGGAATGACCACAATGAGTACATCAA ACAAAAAGTCCAAGTGAAAAATCCCTACTTGGACACCATGGAGGAGGATATTCTCTATCACTTCAGCTTGAGCACCAAGACTCACAACCTTCCAGAAATGTTTGGTGATATTAAG tttgtgtgtgttggaggcaGCGGGAATCGAATGAAGGCTTTTGCTCAGTTCATCCACCGGGAGCTGGACCTGCCCGGAAACCCAGAGGAAATCGGAGATATATGTGAGGGAACTGATCGCTACTGCATGTATAAAGTGGGACCAGTGCTCTCTATAAGT CATGGCATGGGCGTCCCTTCCATCTCCATCATGCTGCATGAACTCATCAAACTGCTGCACCACGCTCAGTGCCGTGACGTGGTCCTGTTTCGCCTTGGAACATCCGGTGGAGTCG GTCTGGCTCCAGGGACAGTGGTGGTCACGGATAAAGCAGTGGACTACTCCTTCCGCCCCCAGTTTGAGCAGGTTGTCCTGGGTAAAGTCATCACTAGGAGCACTGAGCTGGATGAGGGAGTGGCCGGCGAGCTTTTGCAGTGCTCCTCTGAGCTCCAAAACATTCCTACAGTGATTGGGAACACCATGTGCACCCATGACTTCTATGAAG GTCAAGGCCGACTCGACGGAGCTCTCTGCTCCTTCTCTCATGAAGAAAAACTGGAGTATCTGAGGCAAGCGTACGACGCTGGAGTTAGAAATATCGAAATGGAGTCCACTGTATTTGCTGCTATGTGCCGTGTCTGTGGCCTAAAAG ctgctgtgatCTGTGTTACATTGCTGAACCGCTTCGATGGAGACCAGATCACCTCCTCTCATGATGTTCTGGTGGAGTTCCAGCAGAGACCTCAAGTCCTCGTGTCTCACTTTATCAAGAAACGCCTGGGACTTATTGTCTGA